Part of the Deltaproteobacteria bacterium IMCC39524 genome, TCGGTGCGTTGATAGGAGTATCGCTCGGGCATGCACTGATTGATGACAAGGCCCGTGCCGGTATCGTTGAGTCTGGTCGTATGACCGGAAAGGAGCAGCGTCAGGCTGTTTTCTTTACGGCGACATTTGCCATGCTAGGCAAGATGGCCAAAGCTGATGGTCGGGTCTGCGAAGATGAAATAAGTGCTGTGCGCAGTTTTATGTCCGATAAGCTTCGTCTCGATCAGGTTCATCAGCAATTTGCCATGGGCGTTTTTAACGAGGCGAAGGACAATGCGACCCCCTTTGAGGACTATGCCCGCCAATTCGGCCAGGTTTTTCAAGCCGAACCACAACTCCGGACAATGTTCTACGAAATGCTCTTTACCATAGCTCTGGCTGATGGCGTCCTTCATCCCGCTGAGGAGAAGTTTCTGCGTGCCGCTCCCCCTCTGATCGGTTTGCAAAGTGGTGCTTTCGAAACGGTGAAGCGTCAATTTGTCAGCAGTCTCTCACATCACTATGCTGTCCTTGGTCTGGAAGATGATGCCGATCTGAGTTCTGTTAAAAAGGCCTATCGCAAACTCGTCAGCGAATACCATCCAGACAAAATCGTTTCCAAAGGGCTTCCTGAAGATTTCACTAAGTTTGCGGAGGAAAAGTTCCGTGAAATCAACGAAGCCTATGAAGCGATTCAGAACGCTAAGAAGTGATTATAGGTAAAGGTTTAAGGGTTAAGGGTGCAGGGCTGAGGGCTATCCTTTTACCCTTAACCTTTATCCTTTAACCTGTTACATGGAGTATCTATGAGCTACGGAATCACCCGCGAGGAAGCTTTTGAACTGGTCAAGCAGCATCTCAAAAGCCCAAATATGATCAACCACTGTCTGGCAGCAGAAGCCGTTATGAAGGCACTGGCGGAGCATGTCGGCGAAGACGAAGAAAAGTGGGGGCTGGCTGGTTTGCTTCACGACCTGGATGCCGAATCACATACGGATCTTGGTGTCCACACCCGCGAAACAGCACGTATCCTCGAAGAGAAAGGTGTCGACTTAGAGATCATCGAGGCGATCCGTCTGCACAATGAACAGGCTCATCCAGGGGAGCGGCGCAGTACACAATTTCAACATCTGCTGGCAGCAGGAGAGACAATCACCGGGTTGATCGTCGCTACAGCGCTCGTCTATCCTGATAAAAAGCTGGCCAGCGTTAAGCCGAAGTCGGTGCGCAAACGGATCAAGGAAAAGGCCTTTGCTGCCGGTGCAAATCGGGACATTATCCGCGAATGCGAGGTGGGCGGCGTCCCGCTTGCAGAATTCTGTGATCTCTCTTTGCTGGCGATGCAGGGGATAGACAGCGAGTTGGGCTTGTAAGCTTTATGAGAGCAGGGTAGAATGACCTGTGTCCTGATTCAGAATTTTGACAAGGAGGAACGAATGAAGCGTTATCAGAAACCGAGAGTCGCCGGCAGCAGCAACGTTCATCCATGCTGATAAAAAAGCCGGGTTCTTTCCCGGCTTTTTTATTCGAACAGACAACCTCTTCGGGTGAAACAGCTAACGCGGCAGCGCCAATGACGTTAGTCAAATCACCTCCCAAATAACTTATAACGAGGAAGTAAAATGCGCACGTCCAATCCAATGATGAAAGAAAGCGTTTTCAGCCAGGCGATTTCCGGAGCTGAAACCATGACTTTGCAGGGCGCGGTGAATAAAACCATTGCTCTGCTCGCACTTGTTGTGATCGGTGCCAGTTATTCCTGGAACCTGTTCTACAATCAGGGCCCTGCAGCAGTACAACCCTGGATGATCGGTGGGCTCATCGGCAGCCTTGTGTTTGCCATGATCACCATCTTTAAAGCCACCTGGGCACCGAAAACTGCACCGATTTATGCTGTCTTGGAAGGCCTGGCCCTGGGGGGGATCTCTGCATTCTTTGAAGCCCGTTTCCCGGGTATTGTTATCCAGGCTGTTGGCCTGACTTTCGGTACACTCTTCGCTCTTTTATTAGCCTACAAAACCCGCCTGATCAGGGCGACGGAAAATTTCAAGCTTGGCGTGTTTGCCGCTACCGGCGGCATTGCCGTGGTTTACCTGATTAGTATGGTTGGTGGTATGTTTGGCTGGAATATGCCTGTGATCCATGAATCTGGCCCCATGGGGATTCTTTTCAGCCTTTTCGTGGTTGTTATTGCCGCATTGAACCTTGTTCTCGATTTTGATTTTATTGAACGAGGGCATGGTGTCGCGCCTCGATACATGGAGTGGTATGCGGCGTTTGGGCTGGTTGTTACCCTGGCCTGGCTCTATCTTGAACTCCTGCGGTTGTTGTCTAAGTTACGGGAAAGATAGGGACTTTGGCCATTTAACGTATGGCACGAGACGTACACAGCTCTTTGCCGTTAGTCTTGCCGCCAAATTCCCTGACCATTCGTCTCGATGTAAATTTTTTAATCCGCCCTGCAACTTATGTTGCGGGGCGTTGTTGTATTTACACACCTGTTTGGTAAAGTATCGGAACGGGTTTTGCTTTCATAGTAGCTCACTAGATATCCCTTCCCATCCTAACAGGAGGACACCATGAAGACCTTGCTGCAGTTTACTCTCGCTCTTGTCGTCTGTATCGGTTTGGCCGTTCCGGCCAGTGCAACCGATTACGTCGGTTCCGAAAAGTGTTTCAGCTGTCATGCTGATCAATTCAACTTATGGCAGGCCAGCGGCCATCCATGGAAGCTCCGTAAGGTTGAGAAAGCTCGTTACGCGAAGCTGCCGCTTCCTCCCGGATACAGTTGGGATGATGTCAGCTATGTGATCGGTGGCGCTAACAAAAAAGCACGCTTTATCGATAATGAAGGCTACATCGTTACGACTGCCAAGGATGGCTCAGAGGCCAAGACCCAGTACAACTTAGAGGATGGCAGCTGGTCCTTTTACCACAAGGGCGAGAAGAAGCCTTACAAATGCGGTCCCTGTCACATGACCGCTTACAGCGCAGAAGGGCATCAGGATGGCCTGGAAGGGATGATCGGAACCTGGGCAGAAGATGGCATTGGTTGTGAAGAGTGTCACGGCGCAGGTGGAGATCACATCAAGAAGCCGAGCAAGAAGACGATTGTTATCGATCGCACCGCTGAAGCCTGTGGCAAATGTCACCAGCGTGGCGGTATGGACCCACTACCTCCTGCGAGTGGCGGTTTCATCAAACACCATGAGCAGATCAACGAGCTGAAGGCCGGTGTTCATAAAGACCTGTCTTGTACCGAGTGCCACAATCCTCATGACCGGGCCATTAATGCCAAAAACAATTGTGCTGAATGCCATAGTGAAATTGCTACTGGTTACGCCAAAAACATCCATGGAAAGCAGGGTACGCGTTGTGTTGAGTGCCACATGCCAAAAGCGAGTAAGTCTGCGATCAGCGTAGCGAGTTATATTGGTGATGTTCGTACACACATCTTCAAAATCAACTCCGACCCTAAAGCCGATATGTTTAAGACGATTGAAGAGAATGGCAAGAAGTCGACATTTGCCAAGAACTTTGTCACTCTTGATTATGCCTGCCTGAGTTGTCATGCCAGCCGTGATAAGGATTGGGCAGCGAAAGGTGCCAAGGGCTTCCATAAGTAATCTAAGTTGGTTGTTACACAAAAGGGCCGGAGTGAAAACTCCGGCCCTTTTGTGTTTATGATTTACCCAGAAGAGCGTCTGAATCGGAATGCTCGCTGGCTGACTTTGGCTTAATGGATAATTGCCATCATCGCTTCAACCTCACTTTCCAGGATGTAGCGTGTCTCAGCAGTAAAGGCTTCCCCCATCAAGATCATGAACTCACTTGATTCGACAATGGCAAAGCGATGGACAAGGGGTATCTGAAGCCAGAGTTCCTGGTTTTCGAGTAAGGCGACAATCTGCCGGCGTTCAAAGATCAGGTCTTGCAGGTTCGAAATGTCGACAGGTCTCTTTTCCATGACATCCTCCTGATTGAAAGCGACCATTCCCGTTCGGAGTCTCTAAAAAAGTTTGCCAATGATCTGTTAAAGAGCAAAAGCTGTTCCTTTTTTATTCGCTTTGTGTGGAAGAACGTATCAGGTTGGAGGGGAGTTGAAAAAAGACTAGAGTAATCAAATGTTTATGTTTGCACTCTGTGTGTTTGTGACCCTTTGTTTATTCCGGTGCTGATGGAAATTTAAATCATTTCGGGCCAGTTCATGCAAAATATGCACGGTTTTCAGTGCCTTTTTAAAATCAATCCAGCAACTTTTTCTTTACGCGTTAAAGAAACTCATCTATCCCCTCCAGTCCCTCTAACGCGCCGCATGGCAGGGAAGTATGGCCACCTGCGATATGCGACTCCCTTGGGTTGATGCGAATGACCGTGGCAGCATTGCGCTGCCCGATGCGTTCGCTCATGTAACGGATGGTCGGGATAGAGGTCCCGGCACCCATCTCGATGACCACGATCGGTGCATGATGATGTTCGTTCAAGAAACTGTCGAAGCGCATCTCCTGACCACGGGTGCGGTCCGAGAGCCACGAATAATCACCGAACATGAGGATGTTCGGCCGGGCAGGGCGTGAGCAATGACGGCACTGTGGAACCTGCTGGGCGCGCATACTGTCAAAATCTACAGGGATGACTTCGTTGTTGTCCCAGATATCATTGCAGCAGGGTGTGAGGCACTGCAGGTGGTTGATCGAGCCATGCACTTCGAGAATCTGATCTTCACGATAGCCGGCTTTCTGAAACTGGCCATCGACATTGGATGTGACAACGAAACTGTCCTGACCGTACTCCGCAGCCCAATCCTGCAGCATTTGAAAACCATGGTGAGGCTCTGTTTCACGATAGAGGTTGGTGCGATGACCGTAGAAACCCCAACCGAAAGCCGGGTCCCCTTCAAAGTTGCTTGGGTTTGCAGCGTCGATGAAGCTGATGCCGAGATGCGCGTACATCGGATAGGCGTTCCAGAAGCCCTGGTCGCCACGGAAGTCGGGCAGGCCGGAATCAACCCCCATCCCTGCGCCAGAGGTCACGATCATGGCTTTGGCAGATTTAATGGCCTCGGCGGCTTTCTCAAAACGTTCTGAAAGAGGCATGATTCTCTCCTTTTGGCTCAGGGTGCAAGGTTAAAGGTGCAAGGAAACACTTTAACCCTTAAGCGACTTCTTTATCCCGACCTCAACTAGGGTTGGTTGCAATAAATCAATTGCGCACTGTGGTGTCATACTCACCAAAAAACCACGCTTGCCACCATTGATGTAAATGCGGGGCAGAGTGGCAATCGTTTCTTCCATGTAAACAGGTATTGTCTTTCTGGTGGCAAAAGGGGACGTGCCGCCAACCTGGTAGCCGGTGTGCTTCAGTGCAATATCAGGATTGCAGGGAGTGATTGATTTAACATCGACACGTCTGGCGAGTTCCTTTGTGGAGACTTCCTGGTCTCCATGCATCAAGACAATGAGAGGTTTTCGTTGATCATCTTCCATGACCAGGGTTTTGATGATCTGGTGCTCGTCGACACCGAGTTCCCTGGCTGAGACGGTGGTGCCCCCTCGTTCCTCATAGTTGTAGAGGTGTGGAGTGAATTCCGCCTTGGACTGCTTGAGCAGGCGAATCGCTGCGGTAACGGGAGTTTTTTCTTTTGCCATTGTCTTCCTCTTAAACGTATGTCAGCTTCTCAGCCCCCAGTCCCCAGTCCCCAGTCCCCAGTCTAAAATATCCAGCCGCTGATCATTATCAGAATACTTGCCACCGTTGCAACGATGCAAATTATGCCCAGAACATTGAAAAATTGTCGGAGAGCTTGTCTTCCACGAACACCGATTGGCAGGACCAATCCGAACAGGGCTCCACCGACCGCACCACCAAGGTGGCCGGCGTTGTCGGCGCCCATCAGCAGTCCGAAGACAAAGGCAATGGCTGCCCAACGGAGCATGTGATTACGGTAATTATGCGCCATGGGTCCGCCGACGCGGTGAAAGTAGGAGATGGCAAAACCGATCAGGCCGAAGAGCGACCCGGAGGCGCCGACCACCGGAACCCATTGCTTGATGTAAATGATTTGCCAACCGAAGCCGGCGAAGGTCGCTGTTAAGGCGGTGAGAACGTAAAGGATGATAAAGCGGACAGTGCCGATCTCCTCTTCGACCATCGGCCCAATCTGGTAGAGGACCATCATGTTGAAGCCAAGGTGGATCAGGCCGCCGTGGGCAAAGGCGTAAGTGATGCAGCGCCACCACTCGCCCTCAGAAAGAACCAGGGGCCAGTACTGGGCGCCTGAATGGATCAGAAGATAACCGCCTGGGTTC contains:
- the djlA gene encoding co-chaperone DjlA, encoding MSWFGKIMGGSVGFMMGGPIGALIGVSLGHALIDDKARAGIVESGRMTGKEQRQAVFFTATFAMLGKMAKADGRVCEDEISAVRSFMSDKLRLDQVHQQFAMGVFNEAKDNATPFEDYARQFGQVFQAEPQLRTMFYEMLFTIALADGVLHPAEEKFLRAAPPLIGLQSGAFETVKRQFVSSLSHHYAVLGLEDDADLSSVKKAYRKLVSEYHPDKIVSKGLPEDFTKFAEEKFREINEAYEAIQNAKK
- a CDS encoding HDIG domain-containing protein, coding for MSYGITREEAFELVKQHLKSPNMINHCLAAEAVMKALAEHVGEDEEKWGLAGLLHDLDAESHTDLGVHTRETARILEEKGVDLEIIEAIRLHNEQAHPGERRSTQFQHLLAAGETITGLIVATALVYPDKKLASVKPKSVRKRIKEKAFAAGANRDIIRECEVGGVPLAEFCDLSLLAMQGIDSELGL
- a CDS encoding Bax inhibitor-1/YccA family protein, which produces MRTSNPMMKESVFSQAISGAETMTLQGAVNKTIALLALVVIGASYSWNLFYNQGPAAVQPWMIGGLIGSLVFAMITIFKATWAPKTAPIYAVLEGLALGGISAFFEARFPGIVIQAVGLTFGTLFALLLAYKTRLIRATENFKLGVFAATGGIAVVYLISMVGGMFGWNMPVIHESGPMGILFSLFVVVIAALNLVLDFDFIERGHGVAPRYMEWYAAFGLVVTLAWLYLELLRLLSKLRER
- a CDS encoding multiheme c-type cytochrome, with the protein product MKTLLQFTLALVVCIGLAVPASATDYVGSEKCFSCHADQFNLWQASGHPWKLRKVEKARYAKLPLPPGYSWDDVSYVIGGANKKARFIDNEGYIVTTAKDGSEAKTQYNLEDGSWSFYHKGEKKPYKCGPCHMTAYSAEGHQDGLEGMIGTWAEDGIGCEECHGAGGDHIKKPSKKTIVIDRTAEACGKCHQRGGMDPLPPASGGFIKHHEQINELKAGVHKDLSCTECHNPHDRAINAKNNCAECHSEIATGYAKNIHGKQGTRCVECHMPKASKSAISVASYIGDVRTHIFKINSDPKADMFKTIEENGKKSTFAKNFVTLDYACLSCHASRDKDWAAKGAKGFHK
- a CDS encoding Sir2 family NAD-dependent protein deacetylase; the encoded protein is MPLSERFEKAAEAIKSAKAMIVTSGAGMGVDSGLPDFRGDQGFWNAYPMYAHLGISFIDAANPSNFEGDPAFGWGFYGHRTNLYRETEPHHGFQMLQDWAAEYGQDSFVVTSNVDGQFQKAGYREDQILEVHGSINHLQCLTPCCNDIWDNNEVIPVDFDSMRAQQVPQCRHCSRPARPNILMFGDYSWLSDRTRGQEMRFDSFLNEHHHAPIVVIEMGAGTSIPTIRYMSERIGQRNAATVIRINPRESHIAGGHTSLPCGALEGLEGIDEFL
- the ybaK gene encoding Cys-tRNA(Pro) deacylase, which codes for MAKEKTPVTAAIRLLKQSKAEFTPHLYNYEERGGTTVSARELGVDEHQIIKTLVMEDDQRKPLIVLMHGDQEVSTKELARRVDVKSITPCNPDIALKHTGYQVGGTSPFATRKTIPVYMEETIATLPRIYINGGKRGFLVSMTPQCAIDLLQPTLVEVGIKKSLKG
- a CDS encoding rhomboid family intramembrane serine protease, which codes for MDWKSFFDRLGMNGTRWQWRMMKWERNLRSIMQGNTSGGTWSVSKILIGINLLLYGLMVAQGVGGGLGLGTIMNPGGYLLIHSGAQYWPLVLSEGEWWRCITYAFAHGGLIHLGFNMMVLYQIGPMVEEEIGTVRFIILYVLTALTATFAGFGWQIIYIKQWVPVVGASGSLFGLIGFAISYFHRVGGPMAHNYRNHMLRWAAIAFVFGLLMGADNAGHLGGAVGGALFGLVLPIGVRGRQALRQFFNVLGIICIVATVASILIMISGWIF